Within Cucumis melo cultivar AY chromosome 4, USDA_Cmelo_AY_1.0, whole genome shotgun sequence, the genomic segment ATGTGGTGAAACAGTACAGAGAGTTAGTGGAGGACGTGAGTGATATTGAAGCAGGGCTTGTTCCGGTTCCGGGGTATGGCGTTGGGAATTCTTTTGTGTTGGAGTGGTCGAATGATGGCGGCGAGTTTGCGCCGATGTATATCGGCGCCGGGAAGAGAGGCGGTTCCGTTCGGGCTTCCGATCAGGAAAGGAAAAAGGGAGTGCCTTGGACTGAGGAAGAACACAGGTTTGAAACAAAAGTGATCTATTGGTTTATTACTTTGTGAGAAAATTTGCTCTAATTTTTGGctaatcaaattaaaatgtgGAAATTACTTCAATTTTCCTTTCGCTTCTAATTTTGttttagatttaaaattataatcaAATCCAATTTGGATTtactttaattttgaaaatgcaATATATAAATCACGATTGTCGTAGTTATTTATTTGACTTTTTAGTTGAATTAATTAACACCgacaaaacaaattaaaatgaaaaattagttTGATTTGGGTTTATCAATGTTGATATGCATCATGAAAACAAAAATGCTAAATAAATAAATGCTATATCTATATCTAGAAAAGTAGTTTTCTTTTAAGCAACTTTTGGATTGTTGTGTGGGAAAAGGTGAACTGAAAAGCAATAAACAAAAGTTTTATATGAGCTTTTTACCTAATGAAGTttcttatatttatattttttttgcatttaaatattagttttacttcaaaaattttaaactcTAATTCTGTCCATTCATTCTCAGAAATTAGTTGTGTTGACTTGcatgaaatttatatataaatgtaCGGATTgattaaaggaaaagaaatgtTTTTTTCAAACTACATGTCGGATGGATTTGAATTTAGTTTGATGTTtaatgtgtgtgtatatatgcATATAATTAAGTGGAAAGTGAGACTTCTAGAACTACAAATCACTACCGAAACCAAATTTGAGAATAGAGATTAAAGATTTTGTAGAATTTATgatatttgtttttgttgaatGCCAGACAATTCTTGATGGGGTTGAAGAAGTATGGTAAAGGGGATTGGCGAAACATCTCTCGTAGCTTTGTCATGACAAGGACTCCAACACAAGTGGCTAGTCACGCTCAAAAATACTTCATTAGACAACTCACAGGAGGAAAAGACAAAAGAAGATCAAGCATCCACGATATCACCACTACCCATCTTTTCGATAACCCAATTCAACCCAACCATGATAAAATCTCCCCACCTTCTTACGTCGAAGTTACAATGGCTCCGCTTTGTGGGATCTCTTCACTTCGACCCAAACTACTGCAAGACCAAATATTTCTTAGAAGCAATAACTTTCATGGCTGCCAAAATGTTAGTCCTTACAGCCCCAATGCTTTTCAAGTGCAAAGGGAGCAACAATATCAGTGAGCTTTACTATATGGTTAGAATTTGGTAAATAAATGAGTGTGAAGTTGGAATGTGAATGTGtggattaatgaattaattgaacctcttttttttttttttgttgaatatAAAGAAGTATTTAGTTGTGTAAAATTactttatttcttcttcttcttcttttttcttttagtggAAATCTCAAGGTGGCAACTGGCAAGGCCTAAAACATTCCAATTCTCTAAAGAAATTAAGTGCTCCACAAAACCTTTGAAAGAGGGGAAAAAGATTAttgtaaatattattattattgttattttttttttaattttgttattattccATTGGAAATGAGAGATCTATGTGTATCTATGTGGCTTTTGATGACATTTTTAAATCTGtacttcttttcttcatttttcttttgttacttAAGATCACATTTTATATATTACTTTTAGAAAGGCTTTTATATTATGGACTTTTTTAGATTCTCCCTTTTGAaatcatttttaattaaaaagacTAATGGGGATTTcacaaatagaaaaaaaaaagtatttttggACTAAtttggacaaaaaaaaaatgaaagttaaAAGTATCAAACACTTGgagaaataattatttttacaaTTAAAAGATTGAAATTCAATGttggatttctttttttttttttttttttcttttagttttcaaCCTACTCAAGATGGTacgaaaaggaagaaaaaatgaTCATCTTTATTATCTATAGAGcatcaaaattataaatatagaatAGGGAAATTCGAAATTATAGATCTTTTAATTGCTAATTAATATTATACAACAACTAAATGTTATATTTGTTTCAAAACCATAGAGTAATAGTTTATATTGTTAAATTTGAACAAATCTCTCAGTTCCACTATAATTATGATTATGAGGTTTGGGCTGACTATTTTAGATGGTGAGGTTTGCGTATGGGCCTGGGCCTGGGTCTGGGTCTGGGTCTGGGCTTGGGCTTGGTGTAGAATGTGTTAGTATGGTATGCACAAAATGAAGTGAGTATGAAGGCATAGCCATAATTGATTATTGGTGATACCAACTCGAAGAATATCAAATCAAAGCAAACACATGTGCAGCTAAATGGTTGCTCTTTTTAGTTTGGTGTcgaaattatttttatttgagtttctctctattttgaaatttgtttacttgtttcttactttcttttttgttatattgttttgtatttttctactgtgaggttctttttctttttatatataaaaaaacttactatatttgcaaataaatgaataaaacaTCAAAGTGAGGTttgataaaagaattttgataCCTTCCTTAGAAAACTATACTTTCGTTTTTGTTGGGtgtaataatatatttttagttaaatgatttatttcttAAACTTTACAAAGTGCTcgtaaactttcaattttatttcaatCATAAAATTTCaagtaaattttaataaataagtcttcaaaattttaatttaatttgaagtttaattcggattaaatatcttttttttttttataactaaTCAATCATCTAACTTTTGTCAATTCTATTTATGATGGTACCgaatataaaaacaaatttgtAAAAAGTATATGagttttctcttttatttttccttttaattttttttgaaaatttaatattaaaaaattcatatttttaGTAATAAAAAACATTTACTTTTTTCTAGTATTCTTAACTTTTTTTCAAATGTTAAAGTATATGTAAATATCACTCGatattttaaaaacgtcaaCAAAGGTGACAATGcgaaattttttcaaaaatctaGTCACCTTCGctttttcaaaaaacaaaatcataaaaattcttaaagttttaaaaacatcaagaatttaatagatattatttgacgttttttaaacattaaaaaagGTTCCATAGTGAAAACTTTCTGAAAATTCGTCTCACCTCCGTTTATTCATAAAAAAGATATTACTTAAGAAAAATACAAATcacttgacattttaaaaaaatcaagaaagTCGAAAATTGTCCTAACTCCTCCgtgttttttataaaaattattgacGTAAAATCACAAAATTTCTTGATTTCTTTTCCAAAGAACCGTCAAATACTTAAAATCACAATAGTCCATTTTTCTAACAGTGGAGTAAGCATTAAATCTTACACAAAATCGTGTCTCTGCCATAAAATCGTAGATTCGATACCGGTAGTGATGTTGGCGTAAAATAGAATTTAAAgatgagaaagagaaaagaaagagattTTTGTGTCGTGGTTGGGTTTTGTAAAATCCCACATGCATTGTACGGGGAAATAAAGAAAGTTTGTTGCTTTAGTTGATGTCCATTGAGATATCACTATCTGCACAATACACACTCACACAACCTGCCCAAACACAATCATTATATCCATTTCCCCCCCACttacccttttcttttttcttctacaatatcattttatttaCCCTCTCCCCTTTAATCAAAACACACACATCCATATGTAAATCAAAACACGCAACTTGCAGTGGCACACATACTTCTTCGATCGTGTCAACATAAACTTACAAAGCGTCTAGTACTTGTCATACCAACTCTAATACTTAGGTCAATAAATTTAGGATTTGATGTTCAATTTAACAAAGTGTTATGTTAtcatgatttatttattccacTGTGTTGACTTAAagcttttttttattttttttttcctctggAAGTAATAGATCAAGCGTGCTTGAGGCACCTAGGGTTAGGTCATCTCAACTTGATCAAGGTGGCTAAAATAGGTTTTTGGTCTTTCTATGGTGATCTCTCCACTCTCCAAAACGTATACTTAAATATTAGGCTTAATTTATGTGTGTTGTTTATGGAGAATGAGGATATATGTTGAAGAAATtggtaaaaggaaaaaaagaaagaaagacaatCATTTGAAAGAAGGAAAACTTTATTGGAGAAGTAcgaaaatgaattttttcagTATTCTTTGATCAATTTACACATTCACTCATGACTCACTAACTTTCTTTTTACCTTCTTTACTATATAACTCCAATTTATAAACGTGAAATTCACGGGGATAAAAAAACAATAggatttttctaaatttttctaAGATATACGTAAACtatttaagatatatttatgaGGCTTAACGTCATACAAACAATATGCTTAAGAGTAATTTGAAGGTTTGAAATTTCATTTATAATGTCTGTTTTTGAAGGTTAAATAATTAACTTAGCTTTTGAGCTTTAATTCAACAAAAACCCTTATCCGAAAGCCATACTATAAATGGTAGAGATGAAAAGGACAAAAACCTTTCCTTTTGTCGTAACTAAAACGAAAtcttaattgaaaaaatataccCACAAACTTTTcctgttttctcttttttctctttagTTTTTGTGGTTTTTTCTCCTTATCCCCATCTCTTATTGTCGGGTTGTTTCTgatacttcttcttcttcacttcCTCCATGGCTAAGCCATTTCTTCCTTTTGAGAGTTATATTCATCAAAATAAATGGGTTTCTCTTAGCTAGCTCTTAGCTGCTTCAAGTtgtcacctttttttttttcttttttttttctttcttttgccaGTTCAATAATAATATTCCTCCCCTGATCTCTCAATAATGCCTCATTCCAAGAGAGAAATAGCTGTGGGAATATTCCaacttaatattattatataaaccTTTAGTCTCACTACACACCCAATATCTCTtacttttagtttattttaatcCGTTCTTTACACTCTCATAATGTTTATGCTTCTTCCTTTCTTATACTTTAAGTCTGTTTTAGTACTTGTATTTTCCATATACGTAGCTCTGTTAAGAAAGTGCTTTAGGATTGAAACATGCTCATGTGTGTTTatctttgttaagttaatttagtccaagtttgttcctatttcttaggaattagtcattcatgatttgtaatcatggagaaagtctagggtcatgttgattagtggagaaagtttagggtcatgatgttagtggagaaagtttagggtcatgatgttagtgggtagttatttttaagactttaaatactgtatttttctttgaatgcaaaggaaatgaatttgtcttcaattttccattgcaatatttatttttactctagaaaataacaattggtatcagagctctcTTCTTAAGGGATCTGTGAGTGTGAGTTGTTGTGTCATGGACGCCATAACAAGTTCTAGTTTCACTTCAATTTCTCCATTGATATTTGATGGAGACAACTACCAAGTTTGGGCAGTTCGTATGGAAGCTTATATGGAAGCTTTGGATATTTGGGAAGCAGTGGAAGAGGATTATGAAATTCCTGCTCTTCCAGACAATCCTACCATGGCACAAATCAAAGcgcaaaaggagaagaagacaaagaaatccAAGGCAAAGGCATGTCTGTTTGCTGCAGTCTCATCTACTATCTTCACTAGAATTATGACTCTGAGATCAGCATATGAGATATGGAATTATCTCAAGTCAGAATATGAGGGAgatgaaagaatcaaaggaatgCGTGTGCTAAACTTGATTCGAGAATTCGAGTTGCAGAAGATGAAGGAAACAGAATCAATTAAAGAGTATTCTGTTAGGTTATTGGACATTGCAAACCAAATCAGATTACTTGGTTCTGTGTTCAAGGACTCAAGAATTGTAGAAAAAATTCTTGTATCAGTGCCTGAAAAATTTGAGGCATCTATTTCTGCCTTAGAAAATACCAAAGATTTGACTCAAATCACTCTTGCAGAGATACTCAATGCTTTGCAAGCGCAGGAACAAAGAAGAGCCATGAGGCAAGAAGGTGCTGTTGAAGGAGCCTTGCCAGCGAAGCATCATGAGAACGTTAGGaacaataagaagaagaagtttttcAAGAAGAATCAAATTTCTACTAGAGAATCTTCAACTTACAACAAAGCAGGAGTCAAGAAGGGATCCTATCCTCCCTGTTCACATTGCAATAAACAGGGTCATCCTCCTTTTAAATGCTGGAGGAGACCAAACGCCAAGTGCACCAAATGTAACCAAATGGGGCATGAAGCTGTAATTTGCAGGAACAATAATCAACAACAAGGTGTAGAGGCCAAAATTGCTTatcaggaggaggaggaggaggatcaATTGTTTGTGGCAACATGCTTCGTGGGTGGTGAGTCAAATGAAAGCTGGCTGATTGACAGTGGATGTACCAACCATATGACTCATGACAAGGAGTTGTTTAAAGATCTGAAGCCAACAAATATCACCAAAGTCAGAATTGGCAATGGAGACTACATCTCAGTCAAAGGAAAGGGGACTATTGCGATTGCCAGTTGTAAAGGTACAAAGCATATACAAGATGTTCTTTTTGTACCTGACATTAACCAAAATTTGTTGAGTGTGGGTCAACTTATTGAAAAAGGTTTTAAAgttacttttgaaaatgaatattgCTTGATTAAGGATGCAGCAAATCAAgatattttcaaagtaaaaatgaaaggaaaaagtttttcacttAATCCTTTAGAGGAGAAGCAATCTGTTTTTGCTCTCAAAGAAGATGAAACACAGCTTTGGCACAAAAGAGTCGGtcactatcatcatcaagggCTGCTACAACTAACGGAGTTGGCACTTGATTTTCCCAAGCTTAGTGAAGAAATCTCAAGCTGCAAAGCGTGTCATTTTGGAAAGCAAAATAGGAAGTCATTTCCCAAGTCATCTTGGAGAGCCACTCAAAAATTGCAGCTCATTCACACAGATGTTGCAGGTCCTCAGAGAACACCTTCTTTAAAAGGTagtctctattatattgcttttATTGATGACTTCACCAGAATGTGctggattttttttcttgaagtttAAATCAGAGGTTGCTCATGTCTTTTGGAAGTTCAAGGCAAGAGTTGAAAATGAAAGTGGTTGCAAAATTCAAATGGTAAGGTCTGACAATGGGAAGGAGTATGTTTCGGCAGAATTTGACAAGTTTTGTGAAGATTCAGGCATAAAACATCAACTTACAGCTccttacactcctcaacaaaatggagttagTGAGAGGAGAAATAGATACATCATGGAGATGACAAGATGCATGCTGCATGAAAAGAGTTTGCCAAAGAAGTTTTGGGCAGAGGCAGCAAATACAGCTGTATTTCTTCAAAATAGGCTTCCCACAAAAGCATTGAAGGAAAAGACACCATTTGAGGCATGGTATGGGTACAAACCATCATTGAAATTTCTCAAAGTATTTGGTTGTTTGTGTTTCACTCATGTTCCACAGAGCAAGCGTGACAAACTTGATAGGAGAGCTTCACCGGGTGTCTTTATAGGCTATAGTTCTATCAGCAAAGCCTATAAAATTTTCCAACCacaaactggaaagattgtcGTGAGCAGGGATGTTCACTTcgaggaagatgaagagtggaactttgatgatgcagagaagaaaggtcagaccttggaaaagatgaaattcaagttttttgattcaagcattgaagaggaagatgacaGGCAGAATGAAATAGTAGATGATGCTTCCGTGAGAGGAACAAGGTTGCTTTCTGATATTTATGAAAGGTGCAATGTTGCTGTGTGTGAACCTGCAAATTATGCAGAAGCAAAGAAAGATCAAAGGTGGATAGCTGCAATGGAGGAGGAGTTGTCAATGATAGAGAAGAACAAAACTTGGATCCTTGTTGACAGACCTCAAGATAGGAAGGTAATTGGAGTTAAATGGGTGTTTAGAACCAAGCTTAATGCTGATGGCTCGATTAACAAGCACAAAGCCAGGCTTGTGGTTAAAGGGTATGCTCAAATCTTTGGTGTTGATTACTCTGATACTTTTGCTCCTGTTGCTAGAATGGACACAATCAGGTTACTATTTGCAATAGCTGCACAAAAGGGGTGGAAATTGTATCAGTTGGATGTCAAATCAGCTTTTTTGAATGGTGTCTTACAAGAAGAAATTTATGTTGAGCAGCCCGAAGGATGTGAGAAGCAAGGTGAAAGAAATAAAGTCTATCTTCTCAAGAAGGCTCTTTATGGTTTAAAACAAGCTCCAAGAGCTTGGTATAGCAAAATTGATGAACATTTACTGAGCTTGGGATTTTTGAAAAGTCTATCAGAATCAACCTTATAT encodes:
- the LOC103486321 gene encoding transcription factor DIVARICATA-like, whose product is MKRGIGILSPATYLRNSGCSKWTPEENKRFENALALFDRDTPDRWVKVAAMIPGKTVGDVVKQYRELVEDVSDIEAGLVPVPGYGVGNSFVLEWSNDGGEFAPMYIGAGKRGGSVRASDQERKKGVPWTEEEHRQFLMGLKKYGKGDWRNISRSFVMTRTPTQVASHAQKYFIRQLTGGKDKRRSSIHDITTTHLFDNPIQPNHDKISPPSYVEVTMAPLCGISSLRPKLLQDQIFLRSNNFHGCQNVSPYSPNAFQVQREQQYQ